In the Drosophila teissieri strain GT53w chromosome 3R, Prin_Dtei_1.1, whole genome shotgun sequence genome, CTCCCATTTCACCACGGCGCCCAAGCTGATGAGGCTGCAGTAGAGATTCCCCGACTGGTCCATCACCTCCGACTCGCACTGGATTCCCCGGGTGCCCAGGCTGTGGAAGCCATCTCTGCTGGCCATTCTGCTGGCATTCGTGGACTTCCAGAAGGTCTCGTTGTTGATCAGGGCGAGCGAAACCCTGACCTCATTAAAGGCGTTCAGCGTGTGGAAGTACAAAAAGCGCTCTGTGAATTTACATTGGTTATTAAGGTTATAAGGTTTTATcttaaatcaaacaaatttgttCGTTTTTAGAACTGGGTTTGAAATGTTACCTTCCGCCTCACTGGGACTGAGGCTCACTGTGAATATTCCCGCCTGCGAGTTGCTGGAGCGTCCCAGTCCCAGCAAAGGTGACGGCTTCATGGACTCGTGCTCGATGCGCCAGGATCGTCCCGACAGGGAGTCAAATACGATGAGGCCGTAGCCCCAGGCATCGGCTATGTAGGCCCTGCCGCCCACACAGCGATTGGGTGTGCCGCTCTCGGCCAGGTCCACCACCAGGGCCGTGAAGATGGACACGCTGGGGATGTAGGCACTGGGAGGAAGTGGGTGTCGCTGCACTAGCTCGTCCTTCACCAGGTCGAAGGTGAGGATTTGGGGCGGGCACAGCTGCAGGGAGTTTACCTGCCCCGAGTCCACCACCCAGAGACGCCAGCATTCGTCGATCTGGGAAGAACATAGCCAGGAATTTAAAAAGCCATATGCTCAAAGAATAGCTACTAAGTAAATCCATGAGACCGTATTCATAGCAgtcaaaatataatataaaatggGCCAAATATTCATATACTTGTACTTACATAGGTCCTAATGGCCGAGGTGATGCCAGAGCAGTTGTTGGGTGGCACGTGCCACTCCGCGCTGGGATACGGCTCCAGTCGGGGATTCTCCACCAGCTCATTGTGCTCCGCAGCCACGGTGGCCAGTGTGAAGGGTGTGGCCATCCCCAGTCGCGGGATCGTGAGGAAGGTGCGATGCCTGCCCTCATCGCCGTACTCAATGTCCACATCCACTGGCAGAAAGCGATTGCCCTTGGCCAGATCGTCGCCCAAACTGAGGTTCGTCCACTGGTGCAGGGTGTGCAGCTCCTTGAGGACCAACTGCTGGCCCCGGACTGCACAGAATAACGCGAGGAGGACGACCCACATGGCTTTCTACTGGGAACCTGCTAAGTGCTAAGTGACAGTTCCGCGCGGTTCAAACGATTGCCGAAGACTAAAGATGTGCAGGTAGGCCCTTAAGTTCTTAGCCTTCAGTCTGAAGTACACTCACAAAAACGTGGGCTAAGTATACGTagtgtttatttatatatttacaattcaattattaatttctgaATAGCTTTAGAAGCTTTAAATAAGGTTCTTTATTTACTTTGGctttaatttatacattttgtataattttaggtatgaatatatgtaaaaGGTGAACATGGTTTTCCCCATAACCCTCCGCGCTTcccaaattaaatgtaaaggAAACTAAGAGAGCTGCCAAAGAGTGATTGgtatttttgtgtttatttctGCGAGTGTAATTGACCATCAAAGTCGAAGACAAAGGTCGTGTACCTGTGGCGGTCAAGCAAACACCTTCGAATGGTCCCAAGATTTATGGATGGACATCTTTTATGTCGGCTTAAGAGTGTTTACACAGATCTCGAGGGTTTCTGTGCACCTAAAAGCAGCCCCGCCCCTGCAAGAGGCCATCCACATCGCACCGCATCACCCGGTAATTGATTTCCCTGTAGTCAATGGTTCCGGCAAATATCTTCTGCAGGCGATCGGAGAGCAGCCACAGTTCCTCCTGGCCATCAGCAGGTCTGCGGACAATCTTCATGCCACTCACGAATTGCAGCGTAACCGGATTGAGAGCAAGTGGCTGGACGTTCTCCCGGTTGTAGGGCCTTCGGATGTCCCAGCCGAAAATGCCGATGGGCTCCAGGAAGCCACAGAACCAGAATCCCCGCCTGCTTATCGCATGTGTGGCGCACTGAATCCCCCTTTTGCCCAGCGTAATGAAGTCCGACAGGGAGGAGCTAAAGCCCTTCTGCCAATTGGTGGCGTTATTCAGGACATCCAAGGGAATGGCCAGCTCCAGTTCGTTGGTCAGCGCGTGGAAAATCAGATGGCGGCGcaatcccagtcccaaagGAGTCACTGCCAAGGCCAGAGGGCCATCGAGCAGCTCGAAACTCTCGCCAGCCACCGTGTGCGTTCCGAACTTCGCGTCCGGATAGGTGAACTTGTTCTCGATGCGCCAGGAGCTCTGGCCCACGACATCGTACACCACTATGGCCTTGCTGGTGGGATCCGCCAGGTAGGCAAACACATCCTTGCACTGCCCACTGGGCGGCGGATCCCTGATGTCTGCAAATATGTTCACGAACCTACTGACCTTCGCCTTGTAGGACGTTTCGGGTAGACGATAGCGATGGATCAACTGATCGGTGGCCAGGTCGAAGACCACCACCTGCGGGGCACAGTGCTGCACGAACTCTATTTCCCCGCTGTCCAGCACCCACATCTGGCCACAGGCGTCGATGTGAATGCGGTACACCGACGTCAGACCATCGCAGTTCGCTCCGTGGCTGCTGTGCCACTGGTAGCTGGGATAGGCCTGGATTTCGCTTCCGTTCTCCCGCTGCACATTGGTGACGTAGGCCAGGGAAAAGGGAACTCCCTGTCCGAAGCGGGGAGACGTCACGAAGTGTCGGGGTGGACCGCCATTAGCTGGAAATTAGGTGAAGAGTCTTTAGGGTACAAGGTCATCAGCGGTATCAGTGTAAAATAATAAGGACATCAAAAGGATCTGCTCCTTTTCTTCTTgttgaaaaaatattgaaatatcaaacatattttacaatttattccCAGTAAATGAAATTGACTTGTTGTTAAGTAGTATGTTCCtttttcaaaatgcaaattgattggCTGACAGCTCATTTGCTTGTATAGCTGTACTAATCAAGCGTAAAGCCACCAAGTTGTCAAATACTATGAGCCAATCAATTATTCAAtgtaaaaaatgaataaatctGTGACTCCCGCAATACTGCTGTGTGCTGCTTACGTGGGTAATAAACATCGATGtcaatgggaatgggactaTCCGGATTGTAGCGACCATTTCGGAGCACCTGCTCCCGTTCTTGTTCACTGGGGAAGCCGTACTGCAGATTCCTCCATTCAAAGACTATGGGTGTATCCTTGTGATCCGAGGGAAACTTGAAGTCCGGGAAGACGGTCTTGGGAGGATTAATGTGGTACTGGGCCAGGCAAAGATTTGGGTAAGCGATCCCCACAGCAAGGGCTAGAATAAGCCTAGGAGGAAATATCATTGCTATCACTGAGTTTGGTCAACGTTTGAGTGGTTATGaagttttacattttacgAGTTATTTGTCACGATGAGAGATCCTTACGCGAGGGCTCTTGCCATTATACTAAACCATCGCACGCCAAAAACCATACGAAATTgggaaacaacaaaaccagAAGCCATTTCAAGATGGTATATCTTACTCCAACtggtttttaaattgtattttgaatCTGCTTGGTTGTTTTTATATGCTCATTTCTCTGGAGtctcttcttttgttttcctaCCCTTGCTACGGGTATTTCGCTGTTTATatctttattaataaaatatatataaataggtgattttataaataagaAAGTGGTAACTGAAATTTACAGCGTTATTACTTTG is a window encoding:
- the LOC122619155 gene encoding protein yellow codes for the protein MWVVLLALFCAVRGQQLVLKELHTLHQWTNLSLGDDLAKGNRFLPVDVDIEYGDEGRHRTFLTIPRLGMATPFTLATVAAEHNELVENPRLEPYPSAEWHVPPNNCSGITSAIRTYIDECWRLWVVDSGQVNSLQLCPPQILTFDLVKDELVQRHPLPPSAYIPSVSIFTALVVDLAESGTPNRCVGGRAYIADAWGYGLIVFDSLSGRSWRIEHESMKPSPLLGLGRSSNSQAGIFTVSLSPSEAEERFLYFHTLNAFNEVRVSLALINNETFWKSTNASRMASRDGFHSLGTRGIQCESEVMDQSGNLYCSLISLGAVVKWEESVGNYTADDLRVVAYNPHKIKFVTGLKINRNSKGEEELWALSSQPKLFVGGDLPENEVKFQIIGCRTADLLANTPCTVGAAATTPTNV
- the LOC122622504 gene encoding protein yellow; protein product: MIFPPRLILALAVGIAYPNLCLAQYHINPPKTVFPDFKFPSDHKDTPIVFEWRNLQYGFPSEQEREQVLRNGRYNPDSPIPIDIDVYYPPNGGPPRHFVTSPRFGQGVPFSLAYVTNVQRENGSEIQAYPSYQWHSSHGANCDGLTSVYRIHIDACGQMWVLDSGEIEFVQHCAPQVVVFDLATDQLIHRYRLPETSYKAKVSRFVNIFADIRDPPPSGQCKDVFAYLADPTSKAIVVYDVVGQSSWRIENKFTYPDAKFGTHTVAGESFELLDGPLALAVTPLGLGLRRHLIFHALTNELELAIPLDVLNNATNWQKGFSSSLSDFITLGKRGIQCATHAISRRGFWFCGFLEPIGIFGWDIRRPYNRENVQPLALNPVTLQFVSGMKIVRRPADGQEELWLLSDRLQKIFAGTIDYREINYRVMRCDVDGLLQGRGCF